In Sphingobacteriaceae bacterium, the following are encoded in one genomic region:
- the rny gene encoding ribonuclease Y: MIITIIAGAGALILGIILGFILGGSKLNSATRKEKEAAIKEAQVKAEAVKQEKILQAKEKFLQLKSEHDKTVQEKNQHIAQSENRIKQKESDLNKKLEDLNRKNKEAEDFKSQAQQQIEIYRQRQEEVEKGHRKQVEMLEKISGLKAEDAKAQLVESIKAEAKTNAMAYIKDIMEEAKISANKEAKKIVIQTIQRVATETAIENSISVFHIEGDETKGRIIGREGRNIRALEAATGVEIIVDDTPDAITLSCFDSIRREICRLALHQLVTDGRIHPARIEEVVEKTKKMLDEEIIETGKRTCIDLGIHGLHPELIRMVGRMKYRSSYGQNLLQHSREVANLCGIMASEMGLNPKVAKRAGLLHDIGKVPDNEPELPHALLGMKLAEQYKEKPEVCNAIGAHHDEVEMTTLYSPIIQVCDAISGARPGARREIAEQYMKRLKDLEALAMGYEGVEKTYAIQAGREVRVIVSSDKVNDKQTEELAFNISQKIQTEMTYPGQVKVTVIRETRATGYAK, encoded by the coding sequence ATAATAATAACCATCATAGCCGGAGCAGGCGCCTTAATTTTAGGTATAATACTTGGCTTTATTTTAGGAGGCAGTAAATTAAACAGTGCCACCCGTAAGGAAAAAGAAGCGGCTATTAAAGAGGCTCAGGTAAAAGCAGAAGCCGTAAAACAAGAAAAAATCCTTCAGGCCAAAGAAAAATTTCTGCAATTAAAATCCGAACATGATAAAACCGTTCAGGAAAAAAATCAACACATTGCACAATCTGAAAATAGAATTAAACAAAAAGAGAGCGATTTAAATAAAAAATTGGAAGATTTGAATCGCAAAAACAAAGAGGCAGAAGATTTTAAATCACAAGCACAACAACAAATTGAAATTTACAGACAAAGACAGGAAGAAGTTGAAAAGGGACATCGCAAACAAGTGGAGATGTTGGAAAAAATAAGCGGATTAAAAGCAGAAGATGCTAAAGCGCAATTGGTAGAATCCATCAAAGCGGAAGCCAAAACCAATGCCATGGCTTATATCAAAGATATTATGGAGGAGGCCAAAATATCGGCAAACAAAGAGGCTAAAAAAATTGTTATTCAAACCATACAACGGGTAGCCACTGAAACTGCGATTGAAAATTCAATCTCTGTTTTTCATATTGAAGGAGATGAAACGAAAGGAAGAATTATTGGAAGAGAAGGAAGAAATATCCGCGCTTTGGAAGCTGCAACCGGTGTAGAAATTATTGTGGATGATACTCCCGACGCCATTACTTTAAGTTGTTTTGATTCCATCCGAAGAGAAATTTGTCGTTTGGCCTTGCATCAATTAGTAACAGATGGTCGTATTCACCCGGCTCGTATTGAAGAAGTGGTGGAGAAAACCAAAAAGATGCTGGATGAGGAAATTATTGAAACCGGTAAAAGAACATGTATTGATTTAGGTATTCATGGTTTACATCCCGAATTAATTCGTATGGTGGGAAGAATGAAGTATCGTTCTTCTTACGGACAAAATTTATTACAACATAGTCGCGAAGTGGCAAATCTTTGCGGTATCATGGCCAGTGAAATGGGCTTAAATCCCAAGGTGGCCAAACGTGCCGGTTTATTACATGATATTGGAAAAGTGCCGGATAACGAACCGGAATTACCACACGCTTTATTGGGCATGAAATTAGCAGAGCAATACAAAGAGAAACCCGAAGTTTGTAATGCTATTGGAGCACATCATGATGAAGTGGAAATGACTACACTCTACTCGCCTATCATTCAGGTTTGCGATGCTATTAGCGGAGCAAGGCCAGGCGCCAGAAGAGAAATTGCCGAACAATACATGAAACGTTTGAAAGACCTGGAAGCTTTAGCTATGGGTTATGAAGGGGTAGAAAAAACTTATGCCATTCAAGCCGGACGTGAAGTGCGTGTAATTGTATCAAGTGATAAAGTAAACGATAAGCAAACCGAAGAATTGGCTTTTAATATTTCTCAAAAAATCCAAACGGAAATGACTTATCCCGGACAAGTTAAAGTTACAGTGATTCGAGAAACCAGAGCTACAGGTTACGCGAAATAG
- a CDS encoding cell division protein ZapA, with the protein MSEVNIKVEIAGSIFPLKVSASDEESIKEVVQMINNKLYEFEKAYAVKDKKDLLAMVMLQLVSQYYKQADTAEKELSHFKQLFSDVEEMLQQHIQNINNITE; encoded by the coding sequence ATGAGCGAAGTAAACATAAAAGTTGAAATTGCCGGAAGTATTTTTCCGCTAAAAGTAAGTGCTTCAGATGAAGAGAGCATTAAAGAGGTCGTACAAATGATAAATAATAAACTGTATGAGTTTGAAAAAGCTTATGCAGTGAAGGATAAGAAAGATCTGTTGGCGATGGTTATGTTACAGCTTGTATCTCAGTATTATAAGCAAGCCGACACCGCGGAGAAAGAGCTTAGTCATTTTAAACAATTATTTAGCGATGTAGAAGAAATGCTTCAACAGCATATTCAAAACATCAACAACATAACAGAATAA
- a CDS encoding sigma-70 family RNA polymerase sigma factor — MRQLKITKSITNRESASLDKYLQEIGREELITAEEEVVLAKKIKDGDQSALEKLTRANLRFVVSVAKQYQNQGLSLPDLINEGNLGLIKAARRFDETRGFKFISYAVWWIRQSILQALAEQSRIVRLPLNQVGSLNKINKAYSKLEQEFEREPSAEELADLLDLPIDKVSDTMKVSGRHVSMDAPFANGEESSLLDVLVNADSPKADTGLMNESLSKEIDRALSTLTERERDVVKLFFGIGLNHGLTLEEIGDKFDLTRERVRQIKEKAIRRLRHSSRSKLLQQYLG, encoded by the coding sequence ATGAGACAACTTAAAATTACCAAGTCGATTACCAATCGCGAAAGTGCCTCTTTAGATAAATATCTGCAAGAAATTGGAAGAGAGGAATTAATCACCGCTGAAGAAGAAGTAGTATTAGCCAAAAAAATTAAAGACGGTGATCAGTCGGCTTTAGAAAAATTAACCCGCGCCAACCTGCGTTTTGTGGTTTCGGTGGCTAAGCAATATCAAAACCAAGGATTAAGTTTACCCGATTTAATTAATGAAGGGAATTTAGGTTTAATAAAAGCGGCTCGTCGTTTTGATGAAACCCGTGGTTTTAAATTTATATCCTATGCCGTTTGGTGGATTCGTCAATCTATTTTACAAGCTTTGGCTGAACAAAGTCGTATTGTACGTTTACCCTTAAATCAGGTAGGTTCATTAAATAAAATTAATAAAGCCTATAGTAAGTTAGAGCAGGAATTTGAACGCGAACCTAGCGCCGAAGAATTAGCTGACCTTTTAGACTTACCTATTGATAAAGTATCTGATACCATGAAAGTGAGTGGCAGACACGTAAGTATGGATGCTCCTTTTGCCAATGGCGAAGAAAGTTCATTATTGGATGTTTTAGTGAATGCCGATTCACCTAAAGCCGACACCGGTTTAATGAATGAAAGTTTAAGTAAGGAAATTGATCGCGCTTTAAGTACTTTAACGGAAAGAGAGAGAGATGTAGTTAAATTGTTTTTTGGTATAGGTTTAAACCACGGTTTAACTTTAGAAGAGATAGGTGATAAATTTGACTTAACCCGTGAGCGTGTACGTCAAATTAAAGAAAAAGCGATACGTCGTTTAAGACACAGTAGCAGAAGTAAATTACTGCAGCAGTATTTAGGATAA
- a CDS encoding DoxX family protein, whose translation MMKWLKIIFASIISIGLGLIFLYSGYTKLYPVIETFEFTFVDIGIGNWYTAPVIARALIGLEFFIGALLIINYNLKKFTLPFTVGLLLFFIIYLAIQIGISGNKGNCGCFGEHLKMTPLEAIIKNVVMIAGAVLVYFLWDGWKLKFNKLFLLLFALPPFLIPFIINPIDYSYSSNNLQEKVGYKLDLELLYQPEDTVKVKVPNYELRKGKHVLAFLSLSCPHCRIAAKKFRLIKKNNPQLSIYFVLNGDKEKYQPFIDDTKADNIPYSYCNGKTFVQLASTSLPQIYYIDNSIVVKKVDYYELNQYKIEDWVNKGILK comes from the coding sequence ATGATGAAGTGGTTAAAAATAATTTTTGCATCGATAATATCAATCGGACTCGGACTTATTTTTTTATATAGCGGTTACACTAAATTATATCCTGTTATTGAAACCTTTGAATTTACTTTTGTAGATATAGGCATTGGCAATTGGTACACGGCTCCTGTTATTGCCAGGGCGTTAATTGGTTTAGAGTTTTTTATTGGCGCCTTACTAATCATAAATTATAATCTTAAAAAGTTTACTCTACCTTTTACCGTAGGCCTATTACTCTTTTTTATTATTTATCTGGCCATACAAATCGGAATAAGTGGAAACAAGGGTAACTGTGGTTGTTTTGGCGAGCATTTAAAAATGACTCCTTTAGAAGCTATTATAAAAAATGTGGTGATGATTGCCGGAGCTGTGCTTGTTTATTTTTTATGGGATGGATGGAAGTTAAAATTCAATAAACTATTCTTGCTGTTATTTGCCTTGCCTCCATTTTTAATTCCTTTTATTATTAATCCCATTGATTATTCTTATTCCAGTAATAATTTGCAAGAAAAAGTAGGCTATAAATTAGATTTGGAATTATTGTATCAACCGGAAGACACCGTAAAAGTAAAAGTACCGAATTATGAATTAAGAAAAGGAAAACATGTTTTGGCTTTTTTGAGTTTATCTTGTCCGCATTGCCGCATTGCCGCCAAAAAATTCCGCTTAATAAAAAAGAATAATCCTCAACTTTCGATTTATTTTGTTTTGAATGGAGATAAAGAAAAATATCAACCTTTTATTGATGATACCAAAGCGGATAACATTCCTTATTCTTATTGCAATGGAAAAACCTTTGTGCAATTAGCCTCAACCAGTTTGCCGCAAATTTATTATATTGATAATAGTATAGTGGTAAAGAAAGTGGACTATTATGAGCTCAATCAATATAAAATTGAGGATTGGGTGAATAAGGGTATTTTGAAATAG
- a CDS encoding translocation/assembly module TamB, giving the protein MLRKITRILFKTVVVFFSATILLAIIGYFAIQSHTFQTWLGKKVSTYLSSELNATLKIDKIELDFFKKFILKGVLVKDQKSDTLFGGDIDLYVKKLNYKNKELTIDKIYLKNSVTKIIQYKNDSTFNFQYLADYFSGDSGIDTSSGKKWEVNPGELFLENVSFILKNENYSNAVTRNLNFDFLSFKNTSGKISNIKIGDESFGADIRNLKTEEQSGFKLINLTTNAQVSFKNLSLKRLTLQTNHSLIKGKIIFKYTDWEDYSDFMNRIRMDCQLEKSICNFGDIAFFTSALNGLNESVYLDGKIKGYITDLNLKDFNLAYGSNTRFNGDLVLTGIPKLTTGFLSLNAKRLSTSYEDLKNIPMYPFNEGKKMELPEIVQTMGLISYQGRFDGFLSDFAAKGIISTAQGKIKTDVRITVGDEADDTQYDGFVETVNFDAGALGKLKGINGLTFNGHIKGKGLSMNAINTSITGHIANINYNKYGYKNIDITGLFKEKVFNGELTSKDPNADFTFDGTVNFKNKIPEMDFISTLNHVNLKELHFSTEKAIISSQILIVLKGDNLDNLTGNINLDNTIFTNPEKEFKLSTFDLNLEQEFSEKKIKLTSNYFNYDMQGKFNLSNLPLAFNHFLSSYYPAFIKKQNPKQLCTDAFTFTIKVKKFETIKELVVKSLMISPNTIIKGDFDITKNLFNINLNSDSVQVGNIAFNNSKIESFSKNNKINIVIKATDIELTDSVKLENYFSYFVSQDKETKFNFEWDNKLTPKNAGKIFGKVFFEKELTSFNLEKFFITAKDSTWNLTQTSPITLDTVSRLMVNPLTFINNQQSISLVGALAKNTSDSLVMTSKNVALEQFNPLLQSIGLNLKGDMSGNLSLYNADGFAFGSDLEFAKLDVNKNFLGQMVLKTKYNAQQKNIELNGYTSLGIPDIFGYETKNISFNGFYYMDDRDETIDIDFKASPANLKLLNPMLEGIMTINNALVVGGGKIHGSAKNVMIDGKLKLYSSEIKIDYTNVTYNITGEIDIMPDQIRFSELRMKEKGSKSVAQGTINGNIFHSNFNRMQLDYDVTYRNMMVLNTTEKENKTYYGKMYGSGNIGIWGFLTDLHMQVRDTTNKNSKFFMPLDGPAEVEESDFIHFVRKDSVKTKKDELLTGFNLDMQLNITPDLQAQIILDKRTGDILNVQGMGDLTLKINTLGKFEMLGDYIMTDGDYRFTLENVINKKFDIDAGSSISWSGDPLGAEIDIITSYRQRASVAALLNDTSGMYKSRVPVDCKLKISEKLFSPNIKFMLNFPTIDATAKARINNLLSDEMELNRQVFSFLLFRTFVTPQIYNANGGGVSAGGAAANTGSELLSNQVSSFLNNYVGNLTGMDDLNLGLNYRPGSDNNSEAVDLALSKQLFNNKVSIDGNFGVNNNQTNRNSSGIIDVNIEYKLTDDGRYRVKGFNRSNDNTQITTTGGPYTQGIGLFYREEFESFNELFSRYLKKIKGKEKTKPDAN; this is encoded by the coding sequence ATGTTGCGTAAAATTACAAGAATATTATTTAAAACTGTTGTTGTTTTCTTTTCTGCCACAATCTTATTGGCCATTATCGGATATTTTGCCATACAATCACACACCTTTCAAACCTGGTTAGGTAAAAAAGTGAGTACTTACTTAAGTTCAGAGCTAAATGCTACGCTTAAAATTGATAAGATTGAACTGGATTTTTTTAAAAAATTTATTCTTAAAGGTGTTTTGGTAAAAGATCAAAAAAGCGACACCCTCTTTGGCGGGGATATTGACCTTTATGTAAAGAAATTAAACTATAAAAATAAGGAGCTCACTATTGATAAAATTTACTTGAAAAATTCAGTAACAAAAATAATTCAATACAAAAACGATTCCACTTTTAACTTTCAGTATTTGGCTGATTACTTTAGCGGAGATTCCGGAATTGATACCAGTAGCGGAAAAAAATGGGAGGTAAACCCGGGAGAATTATTTTTAGAGAATGTTTCTTTTATTTTAAAAAATGAAAATTATTCGAATGCCGTTACACGCAATTTAAATTTCGATTTTCTATCCTTTAAAAATACATCAGGTAAAATTAGTAATATAAAAATTGGCGACGAGTCCTTCGGAGCCGACATTCGAAATTTAAAAACCGAAGAACAAAGTGGATTTAAACTAATTAACTTAACAACCAATGCGCAAGTCAGTTTTAAAAACTTAAGTTTAAAACGATTAACCTTACAAACCAATCATTCCCTAATCAAAGGGAAAATAATTTTCAAATACACCGATTGGGAAGATTATTCCGATTTCATGAATAGAATCCGGATGGATTGCCAATTGGAAAAATCGATTTGCAATTTTGGAGATATTGCCTTTTTTACTTCAGCTTTAAATGGCCTAAATGAGAGCGTTTATCTGGACGGAAAAATAAAAGGTTATATCACTGACTTAAATTTAAAGGATTTTAATTTGGCCTATGGTAGTAATACAAGATTTAATGGTGATTTAGTTTTAACCGGTATACCAAAACTAACCACCGGATTTTTAAGTTTAAATGCCAAAAGATTAAGTACAAGTTATGAAGATTTAAAAAATATTCCCATGTATCCATTTAATGAAGGCAAAAAAATGGAATTACCCGAAATTGTTCAAACTATGGGCCTCATTTCTTATCAAGGTAGATTTGATGGATTTTTGAGCGACTTTGCCGCCAAAGGTATAATTAGTACTGCGCAAGGTAAAATAAAAACGGATGTGCGAATTACCGTTGGTGATGAAGCTGATGATACGCAATACGACGGCTTTGTAGAAACAGTAAATTTTGATGCGGGTGCACTGGGTAAATTGAAAGGAATAAATGGATTGACATTTAACGGACACATCAAAGGCAAGGGACTCTCTATGAACGCCATCAACACAAGCATTACCGGTCATATCGCAAATATCAATTATAATAAATACGGATATAAAAACATTGATATTACCGGTTTATTCAAGGAAAAAGTTTTTAATGGAGAGCTTACTAGCAAGGACCCAAATGCAGACTTTACTTTTGACGGAACCGTGAATTTTAAAAATAAAATACCTGAAATGGATTTTATTTCAACTCTTAATCATGTTAATTTAAAAGAACTTCACTTCTCTACCGAAAAAGCAATAATTTCGTCTCAAATTTTAATTGTTTTAAAAGGTGATAACCTGGATAACTTAACCGGCAATATAAACCTGGATAACACGATTTTTACTAATCCGGAAAAAGAATTTAAACTCAGCACCTTTGACCTCAACCTGGAGCAGGAATTCTCCGAAAAAAAGATAAAATTAACTTCCAATTATTTTAACTACGACATGCAAGGCAAATTTAATTTGAGCAACTTGCCACTAGCTTTTAATCACTTTTTAAGTTCATATTATCCTGCATTTATCAAAAAACAAAACCCAAAACAGCTGTGTACCGACGCATTTACCTTCACAATCAAGGTTAAAAAATTTGAAACCATAAAAGAATTAGTAGTGAAAAGTTTAATGATTAGTCCGAATACAATTATTAAAGGAGATTTTGATATTACCAAAAACTTATTCAACATCAACTTAAATTCCGATTCCGTACAAGTGGGTAATATTGCTTTTAATAACAGTAAAATTGAATCTTTTTCGAAAAACAATAAAATAAATATTGTAATCAAAGCCACCGACATAGAATTAACGGATAGCGTAAAACTCGAAAACTATTTCAGCTATTTTGTGTCGCAGGATAAAGAAACTAAATTTAATTTTGAATGGGATAATAAATTAACACCCAAAAATGCAGGTAAAATATTCGGAAAAGTGTTTTTTGAAAAAGAACTTACCAGTTTTAATTTGGAGAAGTTTTTTATAACCGCAAAAGACAGTACCTGGAATTTAACCCAAACCAGTCCAATTACTTTAGATACAGTTTCTCGTTTAATGGTTAATCCCTTAACCTTTATAAATAATCAGCAAAGTATTTCGTTGGTCGGAGCTTTAGCTAAAAATACTTCCGATAGTTTGGTTATGACTTCCAAAAATGTAGCCTTAGAACAATTTAATCCCTTACTTCAGTCAATTGGACTCAACCTAAAAGGTGACATGAGCGGGAACCTTTCTCTTTACAACGCTGATGGATTTGCATTTGGTAGCGATCTTGAATTTGCAAAATTAGATGTAAATAAAAATTTCTTGGGTCAAATGGTGCTCAAAACTAAATACAACGCACAACAAAAAAATATTGAATTAAATGGTTACACTTCATTGGGCATACCGGACATATTTGGGTACGAAACCAAAAATATTTCCTTTAACGGTTTTTATTACATGGATGATCGCGATGAAACCATTGATATAGATTTTAAAGCTTCTCCGGCGAATTTAAAATTATTAAACCCCATGTTGGAAGGAATTATGACCATTAATAATGCTTTAGTAGTAGGTGGAGGTAAAATTCATGGTAGCGCGAAAAATGTGATGATTGACGGAAAATTAAAATTGTATAGCAGTGAAATAAAAATTGATTACACCAATGTAACGTATAACATCACCGGAGAAATAGATATAATGCCCGATCAAATCAGATTTAGTGAACTCCGGATGAAAGAAAAGGGTTCAAAATCAGTAGCACAAGGTACAATAAACGGAAATATATTTCATTCAAACTTTAACAGAATGCAGTTGGACTATGACGTTACATATAGAAACATGATGGTATTAAATACCACTGAAAAAGAAAATAAAACTTATTACGGTAAAATGTACGGAAGTGGGAATATCGGTATTTGGGGATTCTTAACCGATTTACACATGCAGGTAAGAGATACAACCAATAAAAACTCCAAATTTTTTATGCCTCTGGATGGTCCCGCTGAAGTGGAAGAAAGTGATTTTATACATTTTGTGAGAAAAGATTCTGTTAAAACCAAAAAAGACGAATTACTCACCGGGTTTAATTTAGATATGCAATTAAATATTACACCCGATTTGCAGGCACAAATAATTTTAGATAAAAGAACCGGTGATATTTTAAATGTACAAGGCATGGGCGATTTAACATTAAAAATAAACACCTTGGGTAAATTTGAAATGCTGGGAGATTATATTATGACGGATGGTGATTACCGTTTTACTTTAGAAAATGTAATTAATAAAAAATTTGATATTGATGCCGGAAGCAGTATTTCCTGGAGCGGAGATCCACTTGGCGCGGAGATAGACATTATAACCAGTTACCGACAACGCGCCTCCGTGGCTGCATTGTTAAACGATACCAGCGGGATGTATAAAAGCAGAGTACCGGTAGATTGCAAATTGAAAATAAGCGAAAAATTATTTTCTCCCAATATTAAATTTATGTTGAATTTCCCTACAATTGATGCTACTGCCAAAGCAAGAATAAATAATTTATTGAGCGATGAAATGGAATTGAACCGGCAGGTATTTTCTTTTTTATTATTCCGAACATTTGTGACTCCCCAAATTTACAATGCTAACGGTGGCGGTGTATCAGCCGGTGGCGCTGCGGCCAATACCGGAAGTGAATTACTGAGTAACCAGGTTAGTTCCTTTTTAAATAATTATGTAGGGAATTTAACCGGCATGGACGATTTAAATTTAGGACTCAATTATCGACCAGGCTCCGATAATAACAGCGAAGCCGTTGATTTAGCTTTAAGTAAACAATTATTTAATAATAAAGTTTCTATTGATGGTAATTTTGGGGTTAACAACAATCAAACAAACCGAAACTCCAGTGGTATCATAGACGTAAATATTGAATACAAACTGACTGATGACGGACGTTATCGAGTGAAAGGATTTAACCGAAGTAATGATAATACCCAAATTACAACAACGGGCGGACCGTACACCCAAGGCATTGGCTTATTTTACCGGGAAGAATTTGAATCTTTTAATGAACTTTTCTCCCGATACCTCAAAAAAATAAAAGGAAAAGAAAAAACAAAACCGGATGCGAATTGA
- the tsaD gene encoding tRNA (adenosine(37)-N6)-threonylcarbamoyltransferase complex transferase subunit TsaD: MQNNRVYILAIESSCDDTSVAVLCNDVVLSNIVASQKIHEQYGGVVPELASRDHEKNLVPVVMEALKVANIKLVEINAIAVTYGPGLMGSLLVGLSFAKSLALALNIPLIAVNHMQAHVLAHFIRNPAEQQAKLDFPFLCLTVSGGHTQLIMVKDYFDFNLIGETTDDAVGEAFDKAAKILGLAYPGGPLIDRFAKNGNANKYSFPKAKVGGYDFSFSGIKTSFLYFIRDQVKVDNDFVEKNIEDICASYQNHLINTLLENTAKAMEEYGIRTLALAGGVSANSCLRSKVNELCESKNWSAKIPPFEYCTDNAAMIGIAAYFKFLKKEFENLSIIPNVNIHI; encoded by the coding sequence ATGCAAAATAATAGGGTGTATATACTTGCGATAGAGAGTAGTTGTGACGATACATCAGTGGCGGTTTTATGCAACGATGTTGTTTTATCCAACATTGTTGCAAGCCAAAAAATTCATGAGCAATACGGGGGTGTTGTACCTGAATTAGCCAGCCGAGATCATGAGAAAAACTTAGTTCCCGTGGTAATGGAAGCTTTAAAAGTTGCTAATATTAAACTGGTTGAAATAAATGCAATTGCTGTTACTTATGGGCCCGGATTGATGGGTAGTTTGCTTGTTGGATTGAGTTTTGCCAAATCACTTGCTCTTGCTTTAAACATTCCGCTCATTGCGGTAAATCACATGCAGGCTCATGTATTAGCTCATTTCATTCGTAATCCTGCAGAGCAACAAGCAAAACTTGATTTCCCTTTTTTGTGTTTAACCGTTTCGGGCGGACACACGCAATTAATAATGGTAAAAGATTATTTTGATTTTAATTTGATAGGAGAAACGACAGATGATGCAGTAGGAGAAGCTTTTGACAAAGCTGCAAAAATTTTAGGCTTAGCTTATCCGGGAGGACCGCTGATTGATCGGTTCGCGAAGAATGGAAACGCAAATAAATATAGCTTTCCAAAAGCTAAAGTCGGGGGATATGATTTTAGTTTTAGTGGCATTAAAACATCCTTTTTGTATTTTATCAGAGATCAAGTAAAAGTTGATAATGATTTTGTAGAAAAAAATATAGAAGATATTTGCGCTTCTTATCAAAATCACTTGATCAATACTTTATTAGAGAATACCGCAAAAGCGATGGAAGAATATGGTATTCGCACTTTGGCATTGGCAGGCGGAGTTTCCGCTAACTCTTGTCTTCGATCTAAAGTGAATGAATTGTGTGAGTCAAAAAATTGGAGTGCAAAAATCCCGCCATTTGAATATTGTACGGATAATGCCGCTATGATTGGCATAGCCGCTTATTTTAAATTTCTTAAAAAAGAATTTGAAAATCTTTCTATAATACCAAATGTAAATATTCATATATAA